Genomic window (Streptosporangiales bacterium):
TGCGCGAGATGGTGCCGACAGGTGCCGAGCTGCGCGCTTCCCTGGCTCCCGTAGCGCGGGGTACGGGCACCGGCATGATCCTCGGTCTGGTGCCCGGGGCAGGAGCGCTGCTGTCGTCGTTCGCGTCGTACAGCCTGGAGAAGCGCGTTGCCAAGCAGCCGGCCAGGTTCGGCAAGGGTGCGATCGAGGGTGTGGCTGGTCCTGAGGCCGCGAACAACGCCGGCAGCACGAGCGCGTTCGTCCCGATGCTCAGCCTCGGCACCCCCACGACTGCGACGACGGCGGTGCTGCTCGGCGCGCTGATGATCAACGGTGTCGAGCCGGGCCCATTGCTCATCGACAAGGCGCCCGAGGTGGTCTGGGGCCTGATGGCGAGCATGTTCCTCGGCAACATCATGTTGGTCATCCTGAACATCCCGCTCATCCGGGTGTGGACGAAGCTGCTGGAGATTCCTTTCCCCGTCCTGTACCCGATCCTGCTCGTGATCATCGGGTTGGGCACCTTCGCATTGAACAACTCGGTCGCGGACGTGATCGCTGTCGCGATCTTCGGCGTGCTCGGCTACTTCGCCCGCGTCCACGGGTATCCGTTGGCGCCGTTGGTGCTGGCGTTCGTCATCGGCAACCAGTTCGAGAGCAGCCTGCGCCAGTCGCTGACGCTGTCGCAGGGCTCGTTCGCCATCTTCTTCACCCGGCCGCTGAGTCTGGCCATCCTCATCGGGACCGTCGTCCTTTCCGCGCTCTTCGTGGTCCTGGCGAAGCGGTCCCGAATACGTACGGAAGACGAAGACTGATCAACCGCAGCAGAGGGAGGACGACAGTATGACGGCCGAGTTCGAGGGTCAGGTCGCGATGGTGACGGGCGCCGGTCGCGGCATCGGTGCAGCGACCGGCAAGCGGTTGGCGGCGGGCGGTGCCAAGGTCGCCGTACTCGACATGGACCAGGCGACCAGCACCCAGGTGGCCGGCGAGATCGGCGAGGACGCGATCGCCGTGACGTGCGACGTCACGAGCTCGGCGGATGTGCAGTCGGCGGTCGACACGGTGCAGGAGAAGTTCGGCCGGATCGACATCCTCGTGAACAACGCCGGTGTCACGAGGGACAACCTGCTCTTCAAGATGACCGACGAGGACTGGTTCGCCGTGATGAACACGCACCTCACCGGGGCGTTCTACTGCAGCAA
Coding sequences:
- a CDS encoding tripartite tricarboxylate transporter permease, yielding MADTLSALLSGFATILTPINIAAVFVGVVIGNLIGVLPGLGPTASMSLLLPVTFYLEPTTAIVMLAGIYYGSMYGGTITSVLLNIPGEATAIVTAFDGHPLAKKGRAGAALCIGALASFVGSLCAVVAMVFLAQVLADFGLRFGPPEICAIMLFALTLVSSLTQGSFRKAMIMTAAGLLLTTVGTDMFTGDQRFTFDFLFLQDGFNLVVVIMGLFGISEILMSLRDQRTTPISVRLREMVPTGAELRASLAPVARGTGTGMILGLVPGAGALLSSFASYSLEKRVAKQPARFGKGAIEGVAGPEAANNAGSTSAFVPMLSLGTPTTATTAVLLGALMINGVEPGPLLIDKAPEVVWGLMASMFLGNIMLVILNIPLIRVWTKLLEIPFPVLYPILLVIIGLGTFALNNSVADVIAVAIFGVLGYFARVHGYPLAPLVLAFVIGNQFESSLRQSLTLSQGSFAIFFTRPLSLAILIGTVVLSALFVVLAKRSRIRTEDED